One Turneriella parva DSM 21527 genomic region harbors:
- a CDS encoding GIY-YIG nuclease family protein, with product MPWVYILECQDGSLYTGSTWNLEKRLAEHQAGLGAKHTRKRLPVKLVFCEFSDRIDVAYAREKQIQGWRREKKLALIAEKHDTLPKLADTNPKPKAK from the coding sequence ATGCCCTGGGTGTACATACTTGAATGCCAAGACGGCTCTCTCTACACGGGTAGTACTTGGAACCTCGAAAAGCGCCTGGCTGAACACCAAGCCGGCCTCGGGGCCAAACATACACGCAAGCGGCTACCAGTAAAGTTGGTGTTTTGCGAATTTTCTGATCGCATTGACGTGGCCTATGCGCGAGAGAAGCAAATACAGGGATGGCGCCGCGAAAAAAAGCTGGCTTTGATCGCAGAAAAGCATGATACTTTGCCGAAATTGGCTGACACAAACCCAAAGCCGAAAGCGAAATGA
- a CDS encoding beta strand repeat-containing protein has protein sequence MSKFKRHLKAGLLLVAAAAFALNCARSSKTKFAQNMENDAGKAAPTYEEWVALVGQEKTDQLYAGIGQDSLNLLAYGIGVSNLVQLIEQITTGSGAAATSKFVALIGNDLIVGTGPGGRTGLGAIITLYLIKQVDIEMTTTISANVNTAGGAVPSDQDTVGNLAAIINTLNPVSEVQAKLVDLMGPAGFDLSRSLAVATTETPANQQAYVQRLAKIVAHVQPGVSSCALKLCPLLTNLSAADVTNKLAPMIKGVSNANRLVEIMESTSDIQRMRALLSTTPVGGYSTIAGVTVANVTAKLVPVVNAVSDGTKMGYLINNVTNTDTLINIMNNVLSPTNLGSFLNLAEDGATWTGQVSPAETWGVGPGGPASRGLPFSTAGAGLTHTYTVTGGAGNIPVGAFTIGGGSGGTNYLPGVTVSVTGCTVQPTIHLNVLGGIIQTTGHYVVSAGSGCGADGPKTLTAVTPASSKTTVARLADIINGVTPAASYYKVMNLVDGVSSMTKMVQLVQDLKNANDVYDLLNNLGGTAGAATCTVVDGSDDVTVSGGGGTITAGTIKAFIVGQRIAYISVVTPGGSSGISAATTFAVSGCSGMTITAQFAGGVITSMQVNNDMNNLVQVVELLNPANVPRLVQVMDGQRTFDNLNEAFQADASLTTTYLGKLRVLMQTLSQAQEGPLKVGDLLNGVTNTDKIIDLIWGVTNTTNLATVINGIFKQSEIPGCSNGASSDADGNSATQASGADYQYNLGAANTTASDAGLCEASGNGAFWGERDRAVLTLVHLVENVTSSTKLVTMIDSITPAKIIDLVNHVSTYSQHNDADVHVYPRGPAGDALNTAALSAGGRRLVKIVENTTTISQLVFVTENVSSIIRMSKLVSFMAIGTAPDNGTGKLAVLINTVTGANAFLPGTVPGRGNPSGNATGMGKMVNVIEFISGATTSAAMVQLKNLLNDVLDINKMADLINQTVSSSNIVGLLNGVTDVRYGTSTTDLVALMNNLPRGEISKLVSLIGAIGSAYETPTATFPGPDHELIAQLMATHATLGTVPAVVTATPANENITWAGHGLAVDRLVIFSNVGGTLPAPLVSGQAYFVVTVVDANNIRVGTTRGGAVIDITTAGTGTTTANAGGVTSTSGVGVADMNALIGSLAMAGGSGYTGSITISGATTTAGGGSGAIAQSIVSPAPSGTTLTRLTLTAGGSFTAMPTGLTIGGTCPGAEARVVGARIDGTANFQVVGVYLTNNGTGGCTAPTFTFVPAPATAPTLTYATGGIIGFSVTNGGTGYTDSFLISGAPMTGSGGTGAQATALVAGPINTTPGTGLTNFNGGSGYVNGQVCPVIGAGGSGATCTVQVTAGAVTGCSAITGGTSYIDNQVVTIGGGAQAKANVNVGTGAITSFTITNSGCGYTPGTISARLLSGANECATAGSYNATVSAGGVVTAINEVVAATGCPVNPTVIIGDSPYAGHGDNATALVGQINGGTVVALSLSTPADNLAQLLANTEKAPLYNAATYASTSPNISAREAMVRLIKEGVTYISAGWPAGYFNFSGVGSVYIGRNILGNLTGSNSTMTVINLLGSDTTGLQEFPVLMGCADRVQTGGAAATTFFTGCSTHTPNLW, from the coding sequence ATGAGCAAATTCAAGAGACACCTGAAGGCAGGTCTGTTACTCGTGGCAGCAGCAGCTTTCGCTCTCAATTGTGCAAGGTCATCAAAGACCAAATTCGCACAAAATATGGAAAACGACGCAGGCAAAGCCGCACCGACCTATGAAGAATGGGTGGCACTCGTCGGCCAAGAAAAAACTGATCAGCTCTATGCTGGTATCGGCCAAGACAGTCTCAATTTGCTGGCGTATGGTATTGGTGTCTCAAACCTCGTGCAACTCATAGAGCAAATCACCACAGGCTCAGGTGCAGCCGCCACTTCAAAATTTGTTGCCCTCATCGGCAACGACCTGATTGTCGGTACGGGACCGGGCGGGCGAACCGGTTTGGGTGCAATAATAACTCTTTATCTTATCAAGCAGGTTGATATTGAAATGACGACTACCATTTCTGCCAATGTCAACACTGCTGGTGGCGCGGTTCCTAGCGACCAAGATACAGTCGGCAATTTGGCCGCAATTATCAATACGCTCAATCCCGTTTCCGAAGTGCAAGCAAAGCTCGTTGATCTAATGGGTCCTGCTGGATTTGATTTGTCACGGAGTCTCGCAGTCGCAACAACTGAAACCCCCGCGAATCAACAGGCTTATGTTCAGCGACTCGCGAAAATTGTCGCGCACGTCCAGCCGGGCGTTTCATCGTGTGCACTGAAGCTTTGTCCCCTCTTGACTAACCTGTCGGCAGCTGATGTTACAAACAAGCTTGCACCCATGATCAAGGGCGTCTCGAACGCAAACAGGCTCGTCGAAATTATGGAGTCTACGTCGGACATTCAGAGAATGCGGGCATTGCTGAGTACGACGCCTGTCGGCGGATATTCAACAATCGCTGGCGTCACGGTTGCAAACGTTACAGCAAAGTTGGTTCCGGTAGTCAACGCCGTGAGCGATGGCACAAAAATGGGGTATCTGATCAACAACGTTACTAATACTGATACTCTGATTAATATCATGAACAACGTTCTCTCACCCACAAATCTTGGGAGTTTCTTGAATCTGGCTGAAGATGGTGCTACCTGGACAGGCCAGGTTTCGCCGGCTGAGACCTGGGGTGTTGGTCCGGGTGGCCCGGCATCCCGCGGTTTGCCGTTTAGCACTGCAGGTGCCGGTTTAACTCATACCTATACCGTGACTGGCGGCGCAGGAAATATTCCAGTCGGCGCTTTTACTATTGGTGGTGGCAGCGGCGGCACTAACTACCTGCCGGGAGTTACAGTCAGCGTGACCGGTTGTACCGTACAGCCGACCATTCACTTGAATGTTCTGGGCGGTATTATTCAGACAACTGGGCATTATGTCGTCTCCGCTGGTTCGGGTTGTGGTGCCGACGGTCCCAAGACCCTCACTGCCGTGACGCCAGCATCTTCAAAAACGACTGTGGCTCGCCTCGCAGATATTATCAACGGCGTTACCCCGGCGGCTTCTTATTACAAGGTCATGAACCTCGTCGATGGTGTCTCGAGCATGACCAAAATGGTTCAGCTCGTCCAAGATCTCAAAAATGCGAATGATGTTTATGATCTGCTCAATAACCTCGGCGGTACTGCTGGCGCCGCGACCTGCACGGTTGTTGACGGGTCTGACGATGTGACTGTCTCGGGTGGTGGTGGTACTATCACTGCGGGCACGATAAAGGCTTTTATCGTCGGCCAGCGTATTGCCTATATCTCAGTCGTCACACCTGGCGGGTCGTCAGGTATCAGCGCTGCCACGACCTTTGCTGTCAGCGGGTGCTCAGGCATGACCATCACCGCACAGTTCGCAGGTGGTGTCATTACCTCGATGCAAGTTAATAACGACATGAATAACCTTGTTCAGGTTGTAGAACTATTGAACCCAGCAAATGTACCTCGTCTCGTGCAAGTGATGGACGGACAGCGCACTTTTGATAATCTCAACGAGGCGTTCCAGGCTGATGCGTCGCTGACAACCACCTACTTGGGCAAATTACGCGTATTGATGCAGACGTTGTCACAAGCGCAAGAAGGGCCTCTCAAGGTCGGTGATTTGCTCAATGGCGTAACAAACACAGATAAGATTATCGACCTGATTTGGGGCGTTACGAATACGACGAATCTCGCGACGGTCATTAATGGCATCTTCAAACAATCAGAGATACCAGGTTGCTCAAATGGTGCTTCAAGTGATGCCGACGGCAATTCTGCAACGCAGGCCAGTGGCGCAGATTACCAATATAATCTTGGCGCTGCTAACACAACCGCTTCTGACGCGGGGTTGTGTGAAGCATCTGGCAACGGTGCTTTCTGGGGCGAACGCGATAGGGCTGTTTTGACTCTGGTTCATTTGGTCGAAAACGTGACCTCCTCCACAAAGCTCGTCACGATGATCGATAGCATAACCCCAGCGAAAATTATTGATTTAGTGAATCATGTGTCTACCTACTCTCAGCACAACGATGCGGATGTTCATGTGTATCCACGCGGTCCCGCAGGTGATGCGCTCAATACCGCAGCTCTCTCTGCCGGCGGCCGTCGCCTGGTCAAGATTGTGGAGAATACGACGACCATTTCTCAGCTGGTATTCGTAACCGAAAACGTGAGCTCAATTATCAGAATGTCGAAGCTCGTGTCATTCATGGCAATCGGCACGGCACCAGATAACGGGACAGGTAAGCTAGCGGTGCTCATCAACACAGTTACGGGCGCGAACGCATTTCTGCCAGGCACTGTTCCGGGGCGTGGTAATCCTTCGGGTAACGCAACCGGTATGGGCAAGATGGTCAACGTAATTGAGTTCATCTCAGGCGCGACCACGTCTGCAGCGATGGTGCAGCTCAAAAATCTTCTCAATGACGTCTTGGATATCAACAAGATGGCCGATCTCATCAATCAGACTGTTAGCTCATCAAATATTGTTGGGCTTCTCAATGGTGTTACGGACGTACGCTATGGCACATCGACTACCGATCTCGTCGCATTGATGAACAACCTGCCAAGGGGAGAGATTAGCAAGCTGGTATCTCTGATCGGGGCGATTGGGAGTGCTTACGAGACCCCGACGGCTACCTTCCCAGGGCCTGACCACGAGTTGATCGCTCAGCTCATGGCGACACACGCGACTCTTGGGACTGTCCCAGCAGTAGTCACGGCTACGCCGGCAAACGAAAATATAACCTGGGCTGGCCACGGTCTCGCCGTCGATCGCCTGGTCATATTTTCGAATGTGGGCGGCACGTTACCCGCGCCGCTGGTCTCCGGGCAGGCGTATTTCGTCGTGACGGTTGTAGATGCGAACAATATTCGTGTTGGCACCACGCGCGGCGGAGCAGTGATTGATATCACAACTGCTGGCACTGGCACGACGACAGCAAATGCAGGCGGTGTCACGTCGACCTCTGGTGTTGGTGTTGCTGATATGAACGCGCTGATTGGCTCGTTGGCGATGGCCGGGGGATCAGGTTATACTGGTTCTATCACCATTAGCGGCGCAACAACGACGGCTGGCGGTGGCAGTGGTGCCATTGCTCAAAGCATCGTCTCGCCCGCGCCATCCGGGACGACATTAACTCGTCTCACATTGACTGCTGGTGGCTCATTCACCGCGATGCCTACAGGTTTAACAATCGGCGGCACCTGCCCCGGCGCAGAGGCGCGGGTTGTAGGGGCCCGCATTGATGGCACTGCGAACTTTCAGGTTGTCGGGGTTTATTTGACGAATAATGGTACTGGTGGCTGCACGGCACCGACATTTACTTTTGTGCCCGCACCCGCCACAGCGCCGACCCTCACATATGCTACAGGCGGAATCATCGGCTTCAGCGTAACAAACGGGGGCACTGGCTACACAGATAGCTTCTTGATCTCGGGTGCACCCATGACTGGCAGTGGCGGTACAGGCGCCCAGGCTACAGCCCTTGTTGCCGGGCCCATAAACACCACGCCGGGCACGGGTCTCACGAACTTCAATGGCGGTTCGGGATACGTAAACGGCCAGGTTTGCCCGGTTATTGGTGCCGGTGGCAGCGGCGCAACATGTACCGTTCAGGTCACGGCTGGCGCGGTGACAGGATGTTCAGCCATCACGGGTGGGACCAGCTACATTGATAACCAGGTCGTTACCATCGGCGGCGGGGCCCAAGCTAAGGCAAACGTGAACGTCGGTACCGGTGCCATTACCAGCTTCACCATCACGAATAGCGGCTGTGGTTATACGCCCGGCACTATATCTGCGAGGCTTCTCTCTGGCGCAAATGAGTGCGCAACGGCAGGCAGCTATAATGCGACAGTATCTGCCGGCGGCGTTGTCACCGCTATCAACGAGGTCGTAGCAGCAACTGGCTGTCCGGTAAACCCCACCGTCATAATTGGTGATAGTCCGTATGCTGGCCACGGAGACAACGCAACGGCACTTGTAGGCCAAATAAATGGTGGCACTGTGGTAGCGCTGAGTCTATCAACACCTGCTGACAACTTGGCGCAGCTGCTTGCGAATACGGAGAAGGCGCCACTCTACAATGCGGCCACTTACGCCAGTACTTCGCCTAATATCTCGGCCCGCGAGGCAATGGTACGTCTGATAAAGGAAGGCGTAACATACATCAGTGCGGGCTGGCCGGCAGGTTACTTCAACTTTAGCGGAGTTGGTTCCGTATATATTGGGCGTAATATTCTTGGCAATCTCACCGGATCAAACAGCACAATGACGGTAATCAACCTGCTGGGAAGCGATACAACTGGCCTTCAAGAGTTTCCTGTCCTGATGGGTTGCGCTGACCGAGTTCAGACCGGCGGTGCTGCGGCGACGACCTTTTTCACCGGCTGCAGCACGCATACGCCAAATTTGTGGTAA